The Ruania alba genome window below encodes:
- a CDS encoding ATP-binding protein — MRRTLDTVLDDRMTYEAAIAIDGPKGVGKTATAVRRAAKTWRIDNEAERAILQADPTFRDAPSGTLLIDEWQHYPAIWDSVRRQVDDGAKPGRFLLTGSATPLPGSGTHSGAGRIASVRMRPMALYERRHAEPTVSLSALLSGTPGQITGTSALSAGDYYEAIVKSGLPGIFELSESRAARRLEDYLRRVIDRDMAEQGYAVRRPETLRRWMSAYAAATSTTTSYATMLDTTTAGDGSQPARSTTIAYRDRLSQLWLLDPVPAWQPRLNNPFKWLQHASKHQLADPALAARLLGLNSTALGSSHGAAMAGPLFEALATLTVRVAAEAADARVGHLRTKNGDHEVDLVVEGFDGEVIGVEVKLAAHIDDRQVRHLTWLRDQLGDRVVDLVVLYSGTEAYRRRDGIAVVPLALLGE, encoded by the coding sequence ATGCGCCGAACACTGGATACCGTCCTGGACGACAGGATGACCTACGAGGCTGCGATCGCGATCGATGGCCCGAAAGGCGTCGGCAAGACCGCGACTGCAGTGCGGCGAGCGGCGAAGACGTGGCGAATCGACAACGAGGCTGAGCGAGCGATCCTCCAAGCCGACCCCACGTTCCGCGATGCACCGTCCGGCACTCTGCTCATCGACGAGTGGCAGCACTACCCCGCCATCTGGGACTCGGTGCGACGCCAGGTCGACGATGGAGCCAAACCTGGTCGATTTCTGCTGACAGGGAGCGCCACGCCGCTGCCCGGGTCTGGAACTCACTCCGGAGCAGGCAGGATCGCGTCGGTGCGGATGCGTCCGATGGCGCTGTATGAGCGCCGGCATGCCGAACCCACTGTGAGCCTGTCTGCGCTGCTCAGCGGCACACCGGGTCAGATCACGGGAACGTCGGCCCTCTCAGCCGGGGACTACTACGAGGCCATCGTGAAGAGCGGTCTGCCCGGCATCTTCGAGCTTTCCGAGTCGCGTGCTGCTCGCCGCCTCGAGGACTACCTTCGGCGCGTCATCGACAGGGACATGGCAGAGCAGGGATACGCCGTCCGAAGGCCGGAGACCCTGCGACGCTGGATGTCCGCCTATGCCGCAGCCACATCGACGACGACGTCCTACGCCACCATGCTCGACACGACGACCGCCGGTGACGGCAGTCAGCCCGCACGCAGTACGACCATTGCCTATCGGGATCGACTGAGTCAGCTCTGGCTACTCGATCCTGTTCCCGCTTGGCAGCCTCGCCTGAACAATCCATTCAAGTGGCTGCAGCATGCCAGCAAGCACCAGCTCGCTGACCCCGCGCTTGCAGCCAGACTTCTCGGCCTGAACTCCACCGCATTGGGCTCGTCGCACGGCGCGGCCATGGCGGGCCCACTGTTCGAAGCGCTCGCCACGCTGACGGTACGTGTCGCCGCGGAGGCAGCCGATGCGAGAGTGGGGCATCTGCGAACGAAGAACGGAGACCACGAGGTCGACCTCGTGGTCGAAGGCTTCGATGGGGAGGTGATCGGTGTCGAGGTCAAGCTCGCAGCGCACATCGATGACAGGCAGGTGCGTCATCTGACCTGGCTCCGGGATCAGCTGGGCGACCGCGTGGTGGATCTCGTCGTGCTCTACTCCGGCACGGAGGCGTACCGCCGCCGCGATGGCATCGCCGTCGTTCCACTCGCACTGCTGGGCGAGTGA
- a CDS encoding nitroreductase/quinone reductase family protein, which translates to MPRTPFVPPRPIVTTAWKVHRAIARRGPGRGLWEPGQRNAWGALSLTTLGRRSGQERTVILGYLPDGDRWHTLAMNGWGEGHPGWWLNLRARPQATVTLPEGSTHAVLAHRAEGDEHQRLWGAWVALEPGIVQLAAGRRTPTEVVVLAPVR; encoded by the coding sequence ATGCCCAGGACACCGTTCGTCCCACCACGCCCGATCGTGACCACCGCGTGGAAGGTGCACCGTGCGATTGCCCGCCGCGGGCCGGGCCGCGGTCTGTGGGAACCGGGGCAGCGCAACGCGTGGGGCGCTCTCTCCCTGACCACGCTCGGGCGCCGGTCCGGTCAGGAGCGCACCGTGATCCTCGGCTACCTGCCCGACGGCGACCGCTGGCACACGCTGGCCATGAACGGCTGGGGCGAGGGTCACCCAGGCTGGTGGCTGAACCTGCGGGCCCGGCCACAAGCCACGGTCACTCTGCCCGAGGGATCGACCCACGCCGTCCTCGCCCACCGCGCCGAGGGCGATGAGCACCAGCGGCTCTGGGGCGCATGGGTCGCACTGGAGCCGGGGATCGTCCAGCTTGCTGCGGGCCGCCGCACACCCACGGAGGTCGTGGTCCTGGCTCCGGTGCGATGA
- a CDS encoding DegT/DnrJ/EryC1/StrS family aminotransferase has translation MLAIDGGTPVRADPLPSPMTAAGRTIGAEEEQAVLRVLRSGMLSGVWGTEVAALTREFAELIGTEHAVACSSGTAALHLAVAAVDPAPGEEIIVPPISDMGTVFPVIAQNAVPVFADVDPATGCLDPAAVQRAITPRTRAIIAVHLFGKPAPVHELRRIADDAGVLLIEDCAQAYLAPVGDQLVGSVGHIGCFSLQQYKHITAGDGGLVTTDDPALARAMRLFADKGWPRDTGERTYLSFALNYRMTELVAAVARAQLRKLPEVVHRRREGAAHLAELLAGSPGPALPTDTGDHVYWYLPLLLEGLDAAGLRRYAAALTAEGVPSLAGYLARPLYAEPAVRDSAAYGGSGFPTRGVGDYADGLCPAAEELIERRLVVIPWNENFSDADIGDIATAITRVHQEVAR, from the coding sequence ATGCTGGCGATCGACGGCGGCACTCCAGTGCGAGCCGACCCCCTCCCGTCACCCATGACGGCCGCCGGGCGAACCATCGGCGCCGAGGAAGAGCAGGCGGTGCTGCGGGTGCTGCGCAGCGGCATGCTCTCCGGCGTCTGGGGCACCGAAGTGGCCGCGCTCACCCGGGAGTTCGCCGAACTGATCGGCACCGAGCACGCGGTGGCGTGCAGCAGCGGCACGGCAGCCCTGCACCTGGCCGTCGCAGCGGTGGATCCCGCCCCCGGCGAGGAGATCATCGTCCCGCCGATCTCGGACATGGGCACCGTTTTCCCGGTGATCGCCCAGAATGCCGTGCCCGTGTTCGCGGACGTGGACCCGGCCACCGGCTGCCTGGACCCGGCGGCGGTGCAACGCGCGATCACCCCACGCACCCGGGCGATCATCGCGGTGCACCTGTTCGGCAAGCCGGCACCCGTGCACGAGCTGCGCCGGATCGCCGACGACGCGGGGGTGCTGCTGATCGAGGACTGCGCCCAGGCCTACCTGGCACCGGTAGGCGACCAGCTCGTGGGCAGTGTTGGTCATATCGGCTGCTTCAGCCTGCAGCAGTACAAACACATCACGGCCGGTGACGGCGGACTGGTCACCACCGACGACCCGGCACTCGCCCGGGCGATGCGTCTGTTCGCCGACAAGGGCTGGCCACGCGACACCGGTGAACGCACCTACCTCTCCTTCGCACTGAACTACCGGATGACCGAGTTGGTGGCCGCAGTAGCCCGCGCCCAGCTGCGCAAGCTCCCGGAGGTGGTGCACCGCCGTCGGGAGGGCGCGGCGCACCTGGCGGAACTGCTCGCCGGCTCCCCCGGCCCGGCCCTGCCCACCGATACCGGCGACCACGTCTACTGGTACCTCCCGCTGCTGCTGGAGGGCCTCGACGCCGCGGGCTTGCGGCGGTATGCCGCAGCCCTGACTGCTGAGGGCGTGCCCAGCCTGGCGGGCTATCTCGCGCGCCCGTTGTATGCCGAGCCGGCGGTGCGCGACTCGGCGGCCTACGGCGGCAGTGGCTTCCCCACGCGCGGGGTCGGCGACTACGCCGACGGGTTGTGCCCGGCCGCCGAGGAACTCATCGAGCGCCGGCTGGTCGTCATCCCGTGGAACGAGAACTTCTCGGATGCCGATATCGGCGACATCGCCACCGCGATCACTCGGGTGCACCAGGAGGTGGCGCGGTGA
- a CDS encoding amidohydrolase family protein, with protein sequence MRQSPDQLADRLTQAPIDGGAVASLRALQFDVRTGNDEAAVAAQRYGWWPVYGIDLRDPLGAEQEMDRAADQGVRLLRLAPGRQQIAGTAPRLRILVRRATELGMTLLVEGSTVDVGAAMLGLGASVVFLDQHFYDLGEFILLARDEPGFHLSTRLLGSPGAWELLLEHAGPERLLLGTRAGWFEEYAVLDQLEASPLTPEERELVVGGNLRRLAGRSS encoded by the coding sequence ATGCGGCAGTCGCCGGACCAGCTGGCCGACCGTCTCACCCAGGCGCCCATTGACGGCGGAGCGGTCGCCTCACTGCGTGCGTTGCAGTTCGACGTGCGCACCGGTAACGACGAGGCGGCGGTTGCCGCCCAGCGGTATGGCTGGTGGCCGGTGTACGGGATCGATCTGCGTGACCCGCTGGGGGCCGAGCAGGAGATGGATCGGGCCGCCGATCAGGGGGTGCGTCTGTTGCGGCTCGCGCCGGGCAGGCAGCAGATTGCTGGGACGGCGCCGCGGCTGCGGATTCTCGTGCGACGTGCCACGGAGCTGGGGATGACGCTGCTGGTGGAGGGCTCCACCGTCGATGTCGGTGCGGCCATGCTGGGCCTCGGTGCCTCGGTGGTGTTCCTGGACCAGCACTTCTACGACCTCGGGGAGTTCATCTTGCTGGCCCGGGACGAACCGGGGTTTCACCTGAGCACGCGGCTGCTCGGCAGTCCGGGAGCCTGGGAGTTGCTCCTCGAGCATGCCGGGCCGGAGCGGCTGCTGCTGGGGACCCGGGCGGGCTGGTTCGAGGAGTACGCGGTCCTGGACCAGCTCGAGGCCAGTCCGCTCACACCCGAGGAGCGTGAGTTGGTCGTAGGCGGGAACCTGCGCCGGCTGGCCGGGAGGTCGTCGTGA
- a CDS encoding amidohydrolase family protein, with protein MIVDVHGHLGPWFFFPCEGTAAENLRVMDTYGIDVQLVSSVEAVTYDPVAGNAALAQAISDEPRLRGLFVIDPRDLGAAERQLDDLRELFVGAKIHTHYSATPAGSPAMADALRLCADAGLPALVHTWGTEILDLADTVASVPGARAIAGHMGGPAWRLAPEAVARTDRLWLEPCYSRPDAGRVRWVLDRIDPRRMLFGTDATLIDPALAFGAMRAARLSADEERLVMSANAIDLFGLDPG; from the coding sequence GTGATCGTGGACGTGCACGGCCATCTCGGACCGTGGTTCTTCTTCCCGTGCGAGGGCACCGCGGCGGAGAACCTGCGGGTGATGGACACCTACGGTATCGACGTCCAGCTGGTCTCCTCGGTCGAGGCGGTCACCTACGATCCAGTGGCCGGGAACGCGGCTCTGGCCCAGGCCATCAGTGACGAACCACGGCTGCGGGGGCTGTTCGTGATCGACCCGCGCGATCTCGGCGCCGCCGAGCGGCAGCTCGACGATCTGCGCGAACTGTTCGTCGGCGCCAAGATCCACACCCACTACTCGGCCACTCCGGCAGGGTCACCGGCGATGGCCGACGCCCTGCGCCTGTGCGCCGACGCCGGCCTACCCGCCCTGGTGCACACCTGGGGAACCGAGATCCTCGACCTCGCCGACACGGTTGCCTCCGTGCCGGGGGCACGAGCGATCGCCGGGCACATGGGCGGTCCGGCCTGGCGGTTGGCCCCGGAGGCTGTTGCACGCACCGACCGGCTCTGGCTCGAACCGTGCTACTCGCGGCCCGACGCCGGACGCGTGCGGTGGGTCCTGGACCGGATCGACCCGCGGCGAATGCTGTTCGGCACCGACGCCACCCTGATCGACCCGGCCCTCGCCTTCGGCGCGATGCGGGCGGCACGGCTGAGCGCCGACGAGGAACGCCTGGTGATGTCGGCGAACGCGATCGACCTGTTCGGTCTCGATCCGGGCTGA
- a CDS encoding metal-sensitive transcriptional regulator, producing MTEQVIEVGEAPHGYVPEKDAYLKRLRRVEGQVRGIARMVENDTYCIDVLTQISAVTKALQAVGVGLMEDHLAHCVVDAARRSPEEGAEKVAEASAAIARLVRS from the coding sequence ATGACGGAACAGGTGATCGAAGTCGGCGAGGCGCCGCACGGGTACGTCCCGGAGAAGGATGCCTACCTGAAGCGGCTCCGTCGAGTCGAGGGCCAGGTCCGCGGGATCGCACGGATGGTGGAGAACGACACGTACTGCATCGACGTACTCACCCAGATCTCCGCCGTCACCAAAGCGCTGCAGGCCGTTGGCGTGGGCCTGATGGAGGACCACCTCGCGCACTGCGTGGTCGATGCTGCCCGCCGCTCCCCCGAAGAGGGAGCGGAGAAGGTGGCCGAGGCCAGCGCCGCGATCGCGCGCCTCGTGCGCTCCTGA